The window GAAGTGCTGGTGGCAGGGGAAGAAGCTGTGGTGGTGACAGAAATAGCTGAAtcaccaccagcagcaggatcTACTAACAGAGAAGTCGATGCAGTTGACAGATTTGTTGTGGAAACCGAGCCTTCATTGCTGGGAGCAGAAACGGTATCAGAGGATGTAACGGAAGGTGTAGTTATTGTTGTTGAGgtggaagagacagagaggctggGAGTGACGGACTCAGAGGAAATGGAAGTAACTGAAGTGGTGGCAGGGGGCTCTGCGGGGGGAGTGGTGCTTGTAACGGTTGTCTTAGAGATGGAGGTTGGTGGTTCAGCGGTAGTAGCTTCAGGGATAGAAGGTTTACTGTCAGGCTCTGTAACATTCGTGGGTGTTCTAGCTGCAGCAGTGGGGTCAGCGGAGTCAGTGTTTGTATCTGTGTCAGCGGGAGGTTCAGCACTCGTATATTCTTTTGTGTCAGGAACTGGGTTTGAGATTGTTGGTGAAGTACGAGTGGTGGTAGAAGTGAgtgcaggagctgcagctggaCTCTGTTTAGTGGGTGTGTTTGTCTCCGCTTCCTGTATTTGGGCTAGCTcgttctcaggtgtgttgcgGCCAGATGTTGTGGGGGGCGGACCTGGCCTGATAACGGGCTTTGGAAGCAAAGCAGGTTTTCCAGCTGACTCGTGTGCCGACACACTCGGGCGAATTTGATGTCTTGTGTCTGAAAAAAAATGCAGTGTAAAAATGATTGCTTACCATATGGTCTTAGCGAAATTGCATACTAACGGATATTTACACATTGTTGATaattcataaaacaaacaacataatgACAATAACCCAGCTTCTCTTGaatcattttctatttgttCACCTCGCTACACTTGATTTTAAGTAACTGGGTAGAAAAGAGATAATATCCAAatgttattccttttttttattgtaactgTGTAGGGAAAATCTGATATTTAGAAATTCCCAATTCATACCACACGTCAAATTGCAATTGTATGCGTTCCCACTGCATAATAAGTAGATTTTGTGAATGTGAGAAATGCAAGGATGTTTGCAACCTATTTAACACTAAAGTGTTTGTCTTAAAATAATTatggtaaataaaacattagGTCAAAGAGCAATGTTAACTTAAAAATGAGATaaactgtttttgttcaatTGTAATTTAAGCCTGAAATCCGTGTAATCATTAATATATTAGGCAGTGCACACTGATTGAGTATGTGGTGTGTTAGTATGCAATTTTGAACACAGCCAAACTGTATTTGAGAGTGAATCCGTGTTGGTGTCTGTGTTTACCTGATGATGCAGACATCGTTCGAGGTTTTGTGAAAGTAGGCGGTGGCTCAGGTTTACTGTCAATGATAGTACCTGAGGCACAGAGATCATTAAAAAGAGGTATTAATTTATTATCCCTTAAGTGGATGGAGAGCAGTCGTATCTGCCCAAAGAGAAATTAAATCTTTCTTATGGAGAACTGATCCATTTAAACAAGAAAAGGTATCTTCTTTTGATACAAATCCCTCAACTTCAAAGATCAATTCAGCTTCATTAACACTAAGCTGGAGCAGAGGAGTTTAATCATATTAACCATCGAGACATACCTTCAGATTCTGCTTttttcatctctccctctggattctacaaaagtaaaagaaacattaaacCCTTTTCAAGACTACAACAGTATACATATGTAAATTGAGAAATGCCCTTTCACACACCTGTGTCTCTCCTGGCTGAGCTTTGGAAACTCCAATACGTTGAAGCATGAGGTGGAGTTTCTGTTCAAAACTGTGTTGGCCTTCAAATTGTTTCTGAAATCAGCAAAGAAGTGAGTGAGCTTCAAAACATAGCTGCTGATCTAAATGCATAAATTATTTAAACTCTACAAACACTGGGACTCATCacaaacatttctgaagaaCAAATGTCTAAACCCACATATTTGGTATTTGTTCTTAGAAAAGAAACCAtctatgcacacaaacacacattttaatgcttACATGTTTGATCACTGCAATTACTGCAAACAGGATATCATTTACAAGAAAATGTTGGTCATTGAtgataattatcattattaattaaagGAAAGCGATGTTCTCAAAAACAGCTTTTGTGAAGCAAGTAGAAGCATTAGCATTTACCCAGTACTACATTTGAAGCTTATTTGGCTTTTAGTTCTTGCAGAACTTCCTCCACTTCAAAACTATcaaaaaggatattttttcaAGGTTGGAGTCCACTACTCCACCATCTTTATGCTTTCTTTTGAACATTCTTGACTTAATtctcttgaaatgtgttttctatgaACAGGGCCCTGCGATCTTAAACCATTATACTCTTTGTATTTGCCATTTTTAGCAAGGCTAATTAAGATCAACTGCACATGGTCATTTAATGAGGACAATGGTATCTTCATTATAAGaacaattcaaacaaataatcctggtttaaaaacatattatggATCTGACGTAGACCCTCTggaacacatttagaaaaagactTAGAAAGTGATACACAATAGGGCCGACTCACCTTTGAAGTGTTTCTGGCATTAGTAGTCCCTGCTGCAGCTGATCCAGATAGCAGAATGAGAGACTGGGACTTTCCCTCTCTGAGAGCTCGGCGGGGAGGCCCAGTTTCACCCCTCAGTGGAGCACCCATCGTCTCCTGAACAGCAGGATctccagtaacaacactgggAGTTTCTTTCCCCTTCTCCTTTTCATTCTCCTTGTCCTGTTCCTTGACTCTGTCCTTATCCTTTTCTTTCTCGGCTCTAGCGACTTCCCTGAGCGGACGGATGAGATCGGCAATGGAGGCCTTTTTGGGTCGCCCATCTTGGCTAGGTTCTGATTTCAGACCTCGTCTTTTTCTGAGGGTAAAGAAGTCTCCGAGCTTCCTCCTGAGTGTTTTTGTCGGTGGTGGACAAGGAACAGAGCTGGCAGGAGCCACTTCTTCATGCACTGTGATAGATTCCTCTTCTTGCTTTGTCCTATTTAAAGGGGTCATGTACTGTCAAACAGTTCTCTAGCAATcgtttattaaattataattgGTATCAAAATGAGCAAACTATCAAGGAGCCATAAAGAGGCAAATTAGGCAGATGATACTCACGGTGTATCAGTAGGAAGTACTCTCTTGGTAAAGAACTCTTCAACTCCTTCATCCACTCTCCCCATGAGCTCAAGGACTTCATTGTCACTCTCAATTATCGTCTCCTAAttaccacacacaaacacagaaaacatttcacaccAAAGatcaaacacactgatgttgAAGAGTAGCCTGTATCCAATGTAGTATTACATTACATAACCCTCAcccatataaaaaaaacacacactttggcaCTTCTGCCTCTATAGGTGTATTTTGGTTTGAATCTCTCATGCTACAAACCAGCCTCCTTTGAGTCAGTTGCTCAGTAACGTACAATTGGGGGGCGTCACTAGATTTCACATGCAGAACGAAAGCAAGATAAATCCTTTTGCAAATGTAGGTAATGTGATATCAAAATTGCAGCTGCATCATCCTGATCATATTAACATCTGTAGCCACAAGTAGCAATAAAAATCAGGAGGTTGACTGCAGAACACAAATTTAGCAGAAGTCACTGATACTTGATATCCTGTCTTGGGAATTGCTTGATTCTAGTTTCCCTGGCCATTGGCTCCAAGGGAGTGACTGCATGTCTACAGGCTAATGTGACAACATGATCAGTGGAAAAATGGAGAtggtcaaacatttttttacgaTACTCAATTCATGGAAAAATaagggaagagaaagaagacaTGCAAAACCAAACTACCACCCATCCTCATACATATAGTCatcctgctctcacacacagaaatatgaagtgtgtgttcatcaaACAGCCGGTGACCGCTACAATGGGGCAGCCGTATTCAAAGCAGGGACCAGGCATCTTTCACAGCACTCCCCCTCCATCCTTCCCTTCCCCCTGCCTCTCCCCTCTGTACCCTATTACAGCTCCCCCTTCCATTTTCTCTCCTCACAGACTCTCCATCTTTCCCAAAAACCTCTCTGATGTACCTGTGGTCTGCTGGGGCGATAGTTGAGTTTTTGTCGATGAGGTCTTGGTCTGCTCTGGGTGTAGTGCCGGAGCGCTGGTCCGCCCAATGGCAGCTCCATTGGGGAGACACGGCACGCTGTTGCTGTGGAGCTCTGTTGCCGAGGCACGGTTGCTAAGAGCTCAGGCAGCAGCAGTATGTAATGCTCTCTGAGGTGGGAGGGGCCGGGCCGGCTAGACTGACACATCTGACAACAGAGCCTCGCCTTTCTCTGCCCCCTCCCCTACGAGAGGACAAccatgagaaaaaaagatggtGATCAAATAAGAAGAGgcaggaggaagatggaggaaATAAAGTGGACACACTGAGATTCGTTTCATCCCTGCATCCTACAGCGGAGTGGAGGAACATATGAGTTTGCTACAgtggaaaaaactaaaatgaacaaaatgttcTATTGGTTATGTAacaaattaataattaatttataTGCGGAACAAATGCCCTGAAAATGCTGTAATTCAGAATGAGGTGTATCATTCATACTAAAGCAAATTGTCCTTTCCGGAAATATTGATGCTTTAAAAAAGCagcacaatatatatatattttattttaatgttagttggaagtttaaaaaacaaacacacaaacatacatatacatatatataaacattatatttttatatttcaaatatctgtttattCATCAGAAGTATTAGGCTAGATTTATTGCAGTATTCAAGGTTATCCAACATCACATATTTTCCTCCCATCGAGTCACAATAGACtgtttgtaatactgtaattaATATCAGAAACACGGTGAGCTTTCTTAATCAATAAGCCTAGATTTAAAATTATATACGCTGTGTACCTGTTTGTCACAATAATCAAATGCAATTAATGTATCGCCTTGTTACAGTTTTGCAATCAATTGCATTATTGATTTGTAGCCCCTGTATCTTATACAGTTTTGTAATGCCAGATTGTTGCTAATTCCACAGAGAATTGTTTGTTATCTTGATAATGAGCTGTAAGAGTTGATCAGAAACCATAATATAAGACACACCCACAAGCACCAATGTCTCTGCATCTTCATTATCTGCCATCCATGAGGTAATGTCTATGGGAGTTTCAAGggaattattttctaaaataaattatattcaaACAGGGCACCTCAATTCCCAGTTTGAAACACTTTGATATTTAAATTTACCATTTACACTGACTTTAGTGGCACATTAGACAATGATTCATATAATTCAACATTGATTAAAGACTGACCCGCAAAATCTTTCGATGgggaacatatttattttctttttttagtacTGGTTCACTTCTGAACATTTCACTCTAAACAGGAACACAGCAATAACTTGATTTCCATAAACGAACCAATGTCAGGTTTTCTATGTAGTAATATGACATCAGCTATTTTATTGTAAGGTGCAGATGTAACAGATCTACCCTAGGTATATTACAACTGAGAAGTAAATGAGATAAACACATATATTGTAAAGTTAGGTGATGAGATAACAATTTATAGGGATTTTGGACGtatcagttttcttttatttatttgaaatgcaggTAAATTGATGTCCAAAATAGACCCTTCAGGTGATTATTTGGTGGGCAAATGTGAACTCAAATCTATCAAAATCCCTAGGGATGATCAGATATGTTGTGAGGCCCTTCACATAGATAAAactgatatatattattcatcTTTACACAGTGCATTTACCCACAACATCCACATCCACACTGCCCTCTTGTGGCTGATTTTAGGAAGTCACAAAATGATGTGTAACCTCAATCTAAATGTGATAGAAATAGTTAGAGGTTCAGACCTCATGCTCGATAAAAAAAGTTATCTTGACTTCTCATCAGAAAACAAATTAATTTAGTTcagttcttttaaaaataatcttaatatgGGAGCAATCTGAGAAATTACTGGCCAGTTTTATCAAGCTCCTCTCCAAAAGAGGGGTTACCTTTACCAAAACTTATGGGAGTTTCTATCAATAAGGCGTTACAGAAAACATTATATGAAAGGCTTCTCAAATAAAAGGATGTGCTACCGGTTTCAATAAATTATTTGTTCAACTGTTTCCGCATGAAATGTACTTACTGTGAATgtattgtcaaaatgtaaaagatttCAGCTGACATTACCAAGTTGTTCTATCTTTACAGTTTATTGACCTGTTTTACTTAAACATTGTGTCATAGATGTACAGGGAACCAAACCTTACCATTTGTTATACTTATTTTAACTTATAAACCAATGTAAAACCGAGTACTGTGTCAGCTAATATCCCTCTTACTATGATAAAGCTAAAAATCCTACATTTCTGAATGAAGCCACAGAATGTGGTGCAACAACCGGTAGCCACGCCCACAACTGAATTCAAATCTGGCGCCCAGCACCCTCACCGTGTCCTCGGACACTCCCTCCGGTGCTGTTTGTGCGCAGCCTCGGTAGCTCTTAAAGGGCCGCCATTTTGTGTAAGGCCCACTCTTCCCAAGCGGGAGAAAATTATTAGTCCTGCGCTCGGCACATACGGACGTTCACTCCGGGGCCGAGAGGAACCACCATCTATACAGAGCCCCCGACTGAATATACCGGACAAAAGAAGCAACCAAGAGTAAGTGCAGCGGTTAATTTTCCCCGAAAACGGAGAGGTTTTTGTAGGAGCCGTCGCCGGCCTCTAGGTGTCACGGTAGGGCTTACCGACGAGGCGGCTGGCGGGGGGTGTTTGTCTCCCTCTATCGTTATCCAAAACGCACTAAATCTGTCTATAAACTGCAACTCCGTGTCCCAGTTGAGCGTTTTGTTGCTTTTCGCCTGACATAGTGGGGTATTTACACAGGGATGGTGGTATTTACTGCTATTTCTGTTTTAAGTTTGTTCAGGCCTGACGTCCATCTTATCGTGccctttgtttcctgttttcagaTCGCGCCTCCCGAGTAAACTAACACGAGTTCATGTAAAAGTAGTGTCGTTTGATTCAACTATGTAGAAATCCTCCACTGATTAACTTTCAGATGATAAAGAGGTGTTACTAAAGTAATGTAAGTGCTTTTTAAAACGGGGGGCGAGTTACTGCGAAGTATCGATTGATTTATGGCTGATAGCATTGTCTTAACAACACAGGAAGACGTACATGATCACTTTTCTAAAGTTCTCCTCACTGTGTGACAACATTACGGGGGGATTTTATGCAGGATAAACTCACAGTGATGGCTCTTTTGCATCTGATTGCTCCCCTGCATTTGACCGAAAGCTCTTGCCAGTACTTTAATCGACTCCTACTTTACAAGCATATTCCTTATGAAACTCTGAAAGTCAAAGAGTCGAGATGTGCTTCATTGTATCCAGGTTCATCTGTATTGGGCTACAGATCAATGCGAGAGGGGGTTGGAAAACTCTTCTGCTATATTTTAGTGACTCAAAGCATCAACTATTTGGCTCCAAATATGTGAACTATACAAGGAACAGTAGGAAAACATGATTATTCTGTCACAACAAATTGgcatcaataaaaacacaaactatGAGACCAGTGTTTTGCAATATGTACataatcaaattattattattactggctACTTTCTTCGCTTGACAATTTGAATACTCTTAACAAGAGTTTGTAAGTAACTCAAAACATATATATCGCATTGATCTGTGTATATATCTCTATCTCTTTACTTCTGTCACCTAGCTTCTGCCACACTACATTCTACATGTGTGGGCTTTTACTGCGAATGTTTACTTTGTAAACTATAATAACTTAACCTAAATATTATGTGCATGCCATTTATCTAATCGTGATTTAAATTTCTTCATCTATTTTATTAAGGGGAAACGCatagatttatatttaatgcatgaagtattattattattattgttgttattattagatCAAACTAAATGAGTGGCTCTATAGAGGAGTAAactcctttttctgtttttttttaaaatgacaacatcTCAGCCCCTGGTGGAGATTTAGAAATATCCACTATTGATAATACTACCATCATAATAACTGCCAAATGAAATGCACTTTCATTTGTTGTGCTCCCgcttcaaaaaataaaactacaaaatgtCCTGTTGACTCAGGAACATCTTAGACTGTTTAttatatgtgtaaatgtatactatatttgtttttataaacataGATTTTACCTCGGTTAGtccttgttttcattttttgccTCCTGATTTCAAGGTGTCATCAAGCCCATCGCCATGGAGGGCGAGGTTGCTTCCATGGACACCAGTGGTGAACTGGCTCCTGAAGGAAAGAGCCTGACAGAGAGCGGAGACGCTCTGATACAGGGGGCCGTCATGGCTGCACAGGGGGGTGTGTCTGACCAAATGGAGATGATGGTGATGGATGCTCTCGATCCCGCTCTGCTACAAATGAAGACGGAGGTGTTGGAGGGAGGAGGCACGGTGACTGTTACTGGTGGAGATGATGGTCAGATCATCACGCTTCAGGTATGTGAAGAACACGTTGATCAATAAAAGTTCTGACTAATGTTTGAGTAACAGCTTTGTTTGGGATATCATGTTAATTAAAGGGttgtgtgtcccccccccccatgtagGTGGTGAACATGGAGCAGGAGGCAGGATCTGCTTTAAGTCTTGGTCAGCTGCAGTTGGTGCAGGTTCCCGTCACAGCAACAACTGTAGAGGGGCTCCAGGCCACCTTTGTTGACGCATCACACGCTAACAAGGATGCAGATCCTGTTATCTGTCACACTCTTCCCCTGCCCGAGGGCTTCCAGGTGAGAAACAACTCTTGAGCTCTATTACAAGAACTCCTGTTGTAAGATAAAATGGGATGTTTTCAGATTTGTTATGACTGAAGCAAGTGTGATCAAAGttcctttcaaaacaaatatgaaactactttgtttttcttggtaGCTCAAAAACATAAACCAGAGTTTTGAAAATGACTTAAAACTAACTTGAtatgcatttgaaatgtgttgttttaggTGGTAAAAGTGGGAGCCAATGGTGAGGTAGAGACTGTAGAGCAGGAGGAGCTTCAAGCAGCCCACGATGAGCTTCAAGTGGCGAGGggagaagaagacgaagaagagcCTGCAGAAATAGAAACCACTGTGCAGCCACAAGATGACCCAGAATGGACCAAGGACCCAGACTACCAGCCCATCAGCGGCCTCCGTGGTAAAGGGAAGAAGGGAAAGAAGAGCCGCCTGCGCTACGGAGAGGGCGATCGCGACATGGATGTTTCTGTGTACGACTTtgaagaagagcagcaggagggGATGCTGTCGGAAGTGAATGCAGAGAAAGTTGTGGGCAACATGAAGCCACCAAAGCCCACCAAGATCAAAAAGAAAGGTGAGACTCACACAGGTTATTTAGACCGTTTGACAAGATGCTGAAAGACTGGACATTTTTTGTGGTtatgtgttcttcttttttttgtattttcttttaaatattcaactGTTGTTTGCAGGTGTAAAGAAGACTTTCCAGTGCGAGTTGTGTAGCTACACCTGCCCGAGGCGCTCCAACCTGGACAGGCACATGAAGAGTCATACAGACGAGAGGCCACACAAATGTCACTTGTGTGGACGGGCCTTCCGAACCGTCACGCTGCTGAGAAACCACctcaatacacacacaggtaatgCTAAACAATTATTATACTTGTATATGTaacattattttacagtttCAAATCATTTACATCAATTGATGTGGTTAGATGGAAAATGTTCTGCGAATTACTGGCTAGTTTCCGATTCAGAATTTAGTTATTCTGTCCATTGTGTCACTGCTCAGTCATGTGTAAGCCAAAGCaggaattaaatatattttattattaataagtgGCaacttttttcactttcttttgtttctttaggCACTCGACCACATAAATGCCAAGACTGCGACATGGCATTTGTGACCAGCGGTGAGTTGGTGCGTCATCGTCGCTACAAACACACCCATGAGAAGCCCTTCAAGTGCTCCATGTGTGACTACTGCAGCGTGGAGGCAAGTAATCACTTTATGATCCAGGTGCTCATCTGCTATAACATCCAGGCATGGTGTCTCATTTTAAATTTCCTGTCCTTTTTCTCTAGGTGAGCAAGTTGAAAAGGCACATCCGCTCTCATACAGGGGAGCGACCCTTCCAGTGCAGCCTGTGCAGCTATGCCAGCAGAGACACCTATAAGCTGAAAAGACACATGAGGACACATTCAGGTGAAAAACTTGGCACCATGTAATAGCCAATATAAAATAGTTTGGTCCACTTTAAAAAGAATACCTCACTTACTGAATTCTTCCTTTGTTCTTGCAGGTGAAAAGCCATACGAGTGCTACATCTGCCATGCCCGTTTCACTCAGAGTGGCACCATGAAGATGCacatcctgcagaaacacacggAGAACGTGGCCAAGTTCCACTGCCCACACTGTGATACGGTCATTGCTCGCAAAAGCGATCTCGGTTAGTAATCTGCTGTCATTTTGATTTGCAATGTACTGAACTGAAAGGCTACAGATCTGTTTTTAGTCTCCATTTATGCAATATGCCAAAGAAACTTTGAAGAAGATTTTCATATCTTTGCTATTTCTCTTCCAGGTGTTCACTTGAGGAAGCAGCACTCATTTATTGAGAAGGGAAAGAAATGCCGTTACTGTGATGCTGTGTTTCATGAGAGGTACGCTCTCATCCAGCATCAGAAAACCCACAAGAATGAGAAACGCTTCAAGTGTGAACAGTGTGACTACTGCTGCAGGCAGGTGTGTACCAGGTTTAATATAAAGCACCTGTGCAGTGTAACTTTTGATGCTGAATAAATTAGTATTAACCTCTGGCCTGTCTCTTCCATAGGAACGCCACATGGTGATgcacaagcgcacacacacaggggagaagCCGTTTGCCTGCAGCCAGTGTGAGAAAACCTTCAGGCAGAAGCAGCTTCTGGACATGCACTTCAAGCGCTACCACGACCCCAACTTTGTCCCCACTGCCTTCGTCTGCACCAAGTGTAACAAGATGTTCACCCGCAGGGTAAGAGGACTTTTAGCACACGTGTACTTTTCTTAAATTTAGAGCGTTTCACTGAGTTTTGATGGATATTTTCGTGCTCTACAGAACACCATGCTGCGTCACACTGAGAACTGCAATGGCGAAGTTGAAGATGAAAATGGAACTCCTGCACCCAAAAAGGCTCGCCggggcaggaagaggaagatgcaGAGCAGGAGGGACGAGGACGACACGGGTATGATATGTTCCAGAGTTCAGCTGTTTTGTGTAGCGGCCCACCAATTTGACATCGGAATATACAACTTCTTACAA of the Eleginops maclovinus isolate JMC-PN-2008 ecotype Puerto Natales chromosome 4, JC_Emac_rtc_rv5, whole genome shotgun sequence genome contains:
- the LOC134863494 gene encoding mucin-2-like isoform X1, coding for MCQSSRPGPSHLREHYILLLPELLATVPRQQSSTATACRVSPMELPLGGPALRHYTQSRPRPHRQKLNYRPSRPQETIIESDNEVLELMGRVDEGVEEFFTKRVLPTDTPTKQEEESITVHEEVAPASSVPCPPPTKTLRRKLGDFFTLRKRRGLKSEPSQDGRPKKASIADLIRPLREVARAEKEKDKDRVKEQDKENEKEKGKETPSVVTGDPAVQETMGAPLRGETGPPRRALREGKSQSLILLSGSAAAGTTNARNTSKKQFEGQHSFEQKLHLMLQRIGVSKAQPGETQNPEGEMKKAESEGTIIDSKPEPPPTFTKPRTMSASSDTRHQIRPSVSAHESAGKPALLPKPVIRPGPPPTTSGRNTPENELAQIQEAETNTPTKQSPAAAPALTSTTTRTSPTISNPVPDTKEYTSAEPPADTDTNTDSADPTAAARTPTNVTEPDSKPSIPEATTAEPPTSISKTTVTSTTPPAEPPATTSVTSISSESVTPSLSVSSTSTTITTPSVTSSDTVSAPSNEGSVSTTNLSTASTSLLVDPAAGGDSAISVTTTASSPATSTSDMPSANTNSVTEGSDDSPSVTSCPVTLVLSDTKTTFPPPSDTIITGASPLPSTTSSSTMISSPDLPPTISTSSTTPKSPTTTDCMNTSSIITHPATSDPTDESVPFTSSSETNPTDTTSTATTLYRADTTSTSSSSAAAKCSPLMTDSDPPNDGSSTLTPDNASDASQHLTSPGQDNDVQISAEGRSSEKPAEKGTPDEELEMDQNSKQTETKESKKVVDNGKESENENQKPTLNSDGEVIVKEVQDESVKPEEDTMKSKVEEPASGKDGELCSDKGEKEDEKQDDGGK
- the LOC134863494 gene encoding mucin-5AC-like isoform X2 → MCQSSRPGPSHLREHYILLLPELLATVPRQQSSTATACRVSPMELPLGGPALRHYTQSRPRPHRQKLNYRPSRPQETIIESDNEVLELMGRVDEGVEEFFTKRVLPTDTPTKQEEESITVHEEVAPASSVPCPPPTKTLRRKLGDFFTLRKRRGLKSEPSQDGRPKKASIADLIRPLREVARAEKEKDKDRVKEQDKENEKEKGKETPSVVTGDPAVQETMGAPLRGETGPPRRALREGKSQSLILLSGSAAAGTTNARNTSKKQFEGQHSFEQKLHLMLQRIGVSKAQPGETQNPEGEMKKAESEGTIIDSKPEPPPTFTKPRTMSASSDTRHQIRPSVSAHESAGKPALLPKPVIRPGPPPTTSGRNTPENELAQIQEAETNTPTKQSPAAAPALTSTTTRTSPTISNPVPDTKEYTSAEPPADTDTNTDSADPTAAARTPTNVTEPDSKPSIPEATTAEPPTSISKTTVTSTTPPAEPPATTSVTSISSESVTPSLSVSSTSTTITTPSVTSSDTVSAPSNEGSVSTTNLSTASTSLLVDPAAGGDSAISVTTTASSPATSTSDMPSANTNSVTEGSDDSPSVTSCPVTLVLSDTKTTFPPPSDTIITGASPLPSTTSSSTMISSPDLPPTISTSSTTPKSPTTTDCMNTSSIITHPATSDPTDESVPFTSSSETNPTDTTSTATTLYRADTTSTSSSSAAAKCSPLMTDSDPPNDGSSTLTPDNASDASQHLTSPGQDNDVQISAEGRSSEKPAEKGTHEELEMDQNSKQTETKESKKVVDNGKESENENQKPTLNSDGEVIVKEVQDESVKPEEDTMKSKVEEPASGKDGELCSDKGEKEDEKQDDGGK
- the LOC134863358 gene encoding transcriptional repressor CTCF-like, which translates into the protein MEGEVASMDTSGELAPEGKSLTESGDALIQGAVMAAQGGVSDQMEMMVMDALDPALLQMKTEVLEGGGTVTVTGGDDGQIITLQVVNMEQEAGSALSLGQLQLVQVPVTATTVEGLQATFVDASHANKDADPVICHTLPLPEGFQVVKVGANGEVETVEQEELQAAHDELQVARGEEDEEEPAEIETTVQPQDDPEWTKDPDYQPISGLRGKGKKGKKSRLRYGEGDRDMDVSVYDFEEEQQEGMLSEVNAEKVVGNMKPPKPTKIKKKGVKKTFQCELCSYTCPRRSNLDRHMKSHTDERPHKCHLCGRAFRTVTLLRNHLNTHTGTRPHKCQDCDMAFVTSGELVRHRRYKHTHEKPFKCSMCDYCSVEVSKLKRHIRSHTGERPFQCSLCSYASRDTYKLKRHMRTHSGEKPYECYICHARFTQSGTMKMHILQKHTENVAKFHCPHCDTVIARKSDLGVHLRKQHSFIEKGKKCRYCDAVFHERYALIQHQKTHKNEKRFKCEQCDYCCRQERHMVMHKRTHTGEKPFACSQCEKTFRQKQLLDMHFKRYHDPNFVPTAFVCTKCNKMFTRRNTMLRHTENCNGEVEDENGTPAPKKARRGRKRKMQSRRDEDDTEEELEDIEEEEELSELEVEQAPPVVPIPAPIEPPVKRKRGRPPKNKPATAAIIRVEDEVTGEVDDIIVKKEVGADQVDLDDETVEQVVVGGEKTTIQLEELSQEEGATAEAETPPNGDLTPEMILSMMDR